One genomic region from Cydia amplana chromosome Z, ilCydAmpl1.1, whole genome shotgun sequence encodes:
- the LOC134661570 gene encoding uncharacterized protein LOC134661570 has protein sequence MADNIDNDLLISLVEERPVLWDKTIEEYKDKDKKNSAWKEVCRSIFPTFDEQTNKEKTKIGNEVLKKWKNMKDNFTKYAKRLESLNKSGAGATKVKEYHFYKQLMFLKKNAANVTDSSIVEDQESDEDGQKDETARSRYQPCSRKRKATDQFESDILQALKEAENRHLSFFKAILPSLNKLDDHQTLIFQSRVLQVLTDLHQPAIRGV, from the exons ATGgctgataatattgataatgattTGTTGATATCTCTCGTAGAGGAACGTCCAGTTCTCTGGGATAAAACCATAGAAGAGTATAAAGACAAAGATAAGAAAAATAGTGCATGGAAGGAGGTCTGCCGAAGCATTTTTCCGACGTTTGACGAGCAAActaataaagaaaaaacaaaaatcg gaaaCGAGGTGTTAAAAAAATGGAAGAATATGAAAGACAATTTCACAAAATACGCAAAAAggcttgaaagtttaaataaatcggGCGCTGGTGCAACAAAAGTCAAAGAGTACCATTTCTACAAGCAactcatgtttttaaaaaaaaatgctgcaAACGTAACGGACTCGAGCATAGTTGAGGACCAAGAAAGTGACGAAGATGGCCAGAAAGATGAAACTGCAAGATCTCGGTACCAGCCTTGTTCTCGGAAAAGAAAAGCAACCGACCAATTTGAGTCAGACATACTTCAGGCCTTAAAAGAGGCAGAAAATAGACATCTGTCGTTTTTCAAAGCTATTTTACCGTCGCTAAACAAATTAGACGATCATCAAACTTTAATATTTCAAAGTCGCGTCTTACAAGTACTCACTGATCTCCACCAACC AGCCATTAGAGGTGTGTAA